The Lacipirellula parvula genome window below encodes:
- a CDS encoding HAD-IC family P-type ATPase codes for MITGDNRHVAKHVARQVGLASPSMLTGSEIRQLRDEAFLRRVDETNVFAEIEPNQKERIILALKQAGAVVGYLGDGINDATALHAADVGISVDQAVDVAKEAADIVLLQRDLNVLAAGIRAGRETFANTLKYVFMATSANFGNMFSMAGASLFLPFLPLLPQQILLLNLMTDFPEMAIANDHVDDELLAAPRRWDIAFIRRFMVVFGSISSIFDFITFGFLMAMGVSNELFRAAWFLESLVSACLVVLVVRTRRPCWQSLPGRWLSASNAVVILGAALLTCLPWASAAGFAPLPPKILLGISTIVVAYAGTVEVAKHGFYRWENRRRATS; via the coding sequence ATGATCACTGGCGACAATCGCCATGTCGCGAAGCACGTAGCCCGGCAAGTGGGACTTGCTAGCCCATCGATGCTCACAGGTAGTGAGATTCGTCAACTCCGCGATGAAGCATTCCTCAGACGGGTGGACGAAACCAATGTCTTTGCGGAAATCGAGCCAAATCAGAAGGAGCGAATAATTCTGGCTCTAAAGCAGGCCGGCGCCGTGGTTGGTTATTTAGGAGACGGAATCAACGACGCCACCGCGTTGCATGCCGCGGACGTTGGCATATCCGTCGACCAGGCGGTTGACGTCGCCAAAGAGGCTGCAGATATCGTGCTGCTGCAGCGCGATCTTAATGTTTTGGCGGCGGGCATTCGAGCGGGCCGAGAAACGTTCGCCAACACGCTCAAATACGTGTTCATGGCAACTAGCGCAAACTTTGGCAACATGTTCAGCATGGCCGGCGCTTCTTTATTCCTGCCATTTCTGCCGCTCTTGCCACAACAGATTTTACTTTTGAATCTGATGACTGATTTTCCTGAGATGGCCATCGCAAACGACCACGTAGACGACGAACTCCTCGCCGCGCCGCGTCGTTGGGATATTGCCTTCATTCGCCGATTTATGGTCGTGTTCGGATCGATCAGCTCCATCTTCGACTTCATAACGTTTGGCTTTTTGATGGCGATGGGAGTCAGCAATGAGTTATTTCGTGCTGCGTGGTTTCTTGAGTCTCTGGTGTCGGCCTGCCTTGTCGTTCTGGTGGTAAGAACGCGAAGACCTTGTTGGCAAAGCCTTCCTGGGCGATGGTTATCTGCTTCGAACGCTGTAGTCATATTGGGCGCCGCGTTACTCACTTGCCTGCCCTGGGCGAGCGCCGCCGGGTTCGCCCCATTGCCGCCAAAAATTCTCCTGGGTATTTCGACAATCGTTGTCGCGTACGCGGGAACTGTGGAAGTCGCCAAACATGGCTTCTATCGCTGGGAGAACCGCCGCCGAGCCACTAGCTGA
- a CDS encoding cation-translocating P-type ATPase yields MSNGVIAEAYWVRPLDEQLRLLQSDRNGLSESLSRARYKARKTSHPARKQYRRLRLFLAQLKSPITILLLGAAALSVLAHDHADALMVLGIVMAGAFLSFWQENGAAGAMERLLALVSTKCVILREGRRVELPSDRVVPGDVIELTAGSTIPGDGLLIESRDLLVDEASLTGESFPVEKIPGVLPADTPLSQRNNTVFAGTHVVSGVGKALVVHVGNVTEFGRISRQLQRQPPETEFERGIRHLGNLLLEATTALLLVIFTVNVLCKRDVLESLMFALALAIGLTPQLLPAIISVNLAQGARRMAALKVIVRRLSSIENFGSMNVLCSDKTGTLTTGIVNVHSALDPLGRLCDATLRAATINAALQTGFRNPIDEAIRKRLSFDPSAYRKIGESPYDFIRKRLSVLVEFGGEYQLITKGAVDNVLSVCSRVRLRDGTCVELAVHEAEISRVYRELSEQGFRTLALAKRHYEKRVPQYGQAVELECDMVFVGFLVLEDPPKDGIVEAISRIDSLGSA; encoded by the coding sequence ATGAGCAACGGCGTGATCGCTGAAGCGTACTGGGTCAGGCCTCTCGACGAGCAGCTGCGGTTGCTGCAGAGCGATCGCAACGGCCTGTCCGAATCTCTCTCTCGCGCTCGTTACAAAGCTCGAAAAACGAGTCATCCCGCTCGAAAGCAGTATCGACGCCTGCGACTATTTCTTGCGCAGTTGAAGAGCCCCATTACCATCTTGCTGCTTGGAGCAGCTGCGTTGTCAGTCTTAGCGCACGACCACGCAGACGCTCTCATGGTCCTGGGAATTGTCATGGCAGGCGCATTCCTCAGCTTCTGGCAAGAGAATGGCGCCGCTGGAGCCATGGAAAGGTTGCTCGCTCTCGTATCGACGAAGTGCGTCATCCTTCGCGAGGGAAGGCGTGTTGAACTTCCCTCCGACAGAGTCGTCCCAGGAGATGTCATTGAGCTAACTGCTGGATCGACCATACCAGGCGACGGCTTGCTCATCGAGAGCAGGGATCTCCTCGTCGACGAAGCGTCCTTGACAGGCGAATCCTTTCCTGTTGAGAAAATACCCGGAGTACTTCCGGCGGATACTCCACTGTCGCAACGCAATAACACCGTGTTTGCTGGAACGCATGTCGTCAGCGGCGTTGGTAAGGCGTTAGTGGTTCATGTAGGTAATGTCACGGAATTCGGCCGAATCTCCCGTCAGCTCCAACGGCAGCCCCCAGAGACTGAGTTCGAGCGCGGAATCCGCCACCTTGGCAATCTCTTACTGGAGGCGACGACGGCCCTACTTCTCGTGATTTTCACCGTAAACGTTCTATGCAAACGAGACGTGCTGGAATCGTTGATGTTCGCGTTGGCGTTGGCTATCGGACTGACTCCCCAGCTACTCCCGGCGATTATCAGCGTTAATCTCGCACAGGGCGCAAGACGCATGGCCGCACTCAAGGTGATTGTTAGGCGACTGTCATCTATCGAGAACTTCGGGAGTATGAATGTTCTATGCAGCGATAAAACGGGGACGCTGACGACTGGAATCGTTAACGTTCACTCGGCGCTTGATCCCCTTGGACGTTTATGTGACGCCACACTCCGCGCAGCGACGATCAACGCGGCTTTACAGACTGGTTTTAGAAATCCCATCGATGAAGCGATTCGGAAGCGCCTGAGCTTCGATCCGTCCGCCTACCGAAAAATCGGCGAAAGTCCCTACGACTTCATCAGGAAACGCCTCAGCGTTCTCGTCGAATTCGGTGGTGAGTATCAGCTCATCACCAAGGGTGCGGTGGACAATGTGCTGAGCGTATGCTCGCGGGTTAGGCTGCGCGACGGAACTTGCGTCGAGCTGGCAGTGCACGAAGCGGAAATTAGTCGAGTCTACCGAGAGCTGAGCGAACAGGGCTTTCGCACCCTCGCACTCGCGAAACGCCATTATGAAAAGCGAGTTCCGCAGTATGGACAGGCAGTCGAGTTGGAGTGCGATATGGTTTTCGTGGGATTCTTAGTCCTGGAGGATCCGCCCAAAGATGGCATAGTCGAAGCGATATCACGCATCGACTCGCTTGGGTCCGCTTAA
- a CDS encoding putative toxin-antitoxin system toxin component, PIN family: MAGEPPQKERVIVVYDCMLFFRAAARPDRGSRLFQLIDARAVTLALSREIVVEIRDVLTRPEHLDKFPALTQAAVDFFLDHLLSLARFYPLVPSHYHLERDPKDTKYINLAIEAAADWLVSWDKDLLELSNNESPTGRDFSSKYPQLRIGTGEDFLRHLD; the protein is encoded by the coding sequence ATGGCAGGAGAGCCACCCCAAAAAGAGCGCGTAATTGTCGTCTACGATTGCATGCTCTTTTTCCGTGCGGCGGCTCGACCCGACAGGGGCTCACGCCTATTTCAGTTGATTGACGCGCGAGCGGTAACCCTAGCGTTGAGTCGAGAAATCGTCGTGGAGATCCGCGACGTCCTAACTCGCCCAGAGCATCTCGACAAGTTTCCGGCGCTTACCCAGGCCGCCGTTGACTTCTTCTTGGATCACTTGCTGTCGCTCGCTCGCTTCTATCCTCTTGTACCGTCGCATTATCATTTGGAGCGAGACCCGAAGGACACCAAGTATATCAATCTAGCTATTGAGGCCGCAGCAGATTGGCTTGTCAGCTGGGATAAGGATCTGCTTGAGCTTTCTAACAACGAGTCCCCGACGGGGCGCGACTTTTCGAGCAAATATCCTCAGCTACGCATCGGCACTGGCGAGGATTTTTTACGGCATCTCGACTGA
- a CDS encoding type IV secretory system conjugative DNA transfer family protein, whose product MVLYCPVYIFNPFDQRGVAWDLAKDIDSIPVAETFAEYLIPKSSRASQPYFEDAPRLLLAAVLEVFIRVCPGRWTFRQLLLVMQSIERIEQVAAKNQDSYESVQAVLDKIGPRGHGNLLSTIVSKLRPYKTIAACWDGASASISVKRWLHEPSIIVLGNYEPARAEINRLASLFVDRLSKEILSSPENSDSRTWLYLDELTEAGELQGIDSLVLRARSKGCVSVLGFQDIGALYNVYGREQGEAFVAQCGNRLYLHLKSHETAQWASRSIGQRQAFVESDGHVGGAEYVVPPEHFYKASRSEPP is encoded by the coding sequence ATGGTATTATATTGCCCCGTGTATATCTTTAATCCGTTTGACCAGAGGGGCGTTGCGTGGGATCTAGCGAAGGACATCGACAGTATCCCAGTCGCTGAGACGTTCGCGGAGTATCTGATCCCGAAGAGTTCGAGGGCTAGCCAACCGTATTTTGAAGACGCCCCACGATTGCTTTTAGCCGCTGTGTTGGAAGTATTTATTAGGGTATGCCCAGGACGATGGACGTTTCGACAATTGCTGCTCGTAATGCAGTCAATCGAGCGGATCGAACAAGTCGCCGCGAAGAATCAGGACTCTTACGAATCGGTACAAGCGGTGCTCGACAAAATCGGTCCGCGCGGCCATGGCAATCTCCTCTCAACCATAGTCTCCAAGCTGCGCCCCTATAAAACAATCGCTGCCTGCTGGGACGGAGCGTCGGCAAGCATTTCCGTCAAGCGTTGGTTGCATGAACCATCGATCATTGTGCTTGGCAACTACGAACCTGCACGCGCGGAGATCAATCGTTTGGCAAGTTTGTTCGTCGATCGACTCTCTAAGGAGATTCTTTCATCCCCCGAAAATAGTGACAGCCGGACTTGGCTTTATCTGGACGAGCTTACCGAGGCGGGGGAGCTGCAGGGTATCGACTCTCTCGTCCTACGGGCGCGAAGCAAGGGGTGTGTTTCGGTGCTCGGATTCCAGGATATCGGGGCGCTCTACAATGTATACGGCCGTGAGCAGGGCGAAGCGTTTGTCGCCCAATGCGGAAATCGTCTCTATCTGCACCTAAAGAGCCATGAAACCGCGCAATGGGCGAGTCGTTCGATCGGCCAACGCCAGGCGTTCGTCGAATCAGACGGTCATGTGGGAGGTGCTGAGTACGTCGTCCCGCCAGAGCATTTCTACAAAGCTTCCCGAAGCGAACCTCCATAG